Proteins encoded within one genomic window of Paludisphaera rhizosphaerae:
- a CDS encoding DCC1-like thiol-disulfide oxidoreductase family protein — protein sequence MRRLLTDAADYLSGLVAGFARGWSRFFFLPADPTPLGLIRIAVGLLAFWSLFVIGLDLDAYLGSKGWTNATDAYRSLPPFAWSIWFYVPDAMLRLVWLAALGVFGLMTVGLFSRTASVLAWIVIVSTVRRSPVAVFGFDQILSTLALYVAATGASGQAVSLDRFLKRWREARSRAAVVRPQGARVVSPVEPGKPRPTVSANLGLRLIQLHLAFIYGMAGLAKLQGPSWWTGMALWGTMTAGEFVSLDFTRLAAWPVVLNAMTHGSLALEISYPVLVWFRATRPLVVLGAVLLHLGIAVVSPGLTEFGLGMIAANLAFVSGTWLRSLATGRVEEQPAIRVLFDGACPRCRASMALVTAADPDHVVEPIDLTAVDVSTIHPSLRREECMKSMHVVSQSGKVAAGYDAVLKIASWLPLFRLPALLGGLPGVVNLGRIVYNRIAASRPRDVVCTDEVCGLTPPSTSTSSTSSRNTPTAAGRARDHAQPR from the coding sequence GTGCGACGGCTTCTGACCGATGCGGCGGACTATCTGTCCGGCCTGGTCGCGGGCTTCGCCCGGGGCTGGTCTCGGTTCTTCTTCCTCCCCGCCGATCCGACCCCCCTGGGCCTGATCCGGATCGCCGTGGGACTGCTCGCGTTCTGGAGCCTTTTCGTCATCGGTCTGGACCTCGACGCTTACCTGGGCTCGAAGGGCTGGACGAATGCGACGGACGCCTATCGGAGCCTGCCGCCGTTCGCCTGGTCGATCTGGTTCTACGTCCCCGACGCGATGCTCCGGCTCGTCTGGCTCGCCGCGCTGGGAGTGTTCGGCTTGATGACGGTGGGCCTGTTCAGTCGGACGGCGTCGGTCCTGGCGTGGATCGTGATCGTCTCGACGGTGCGGCGGTCGCCGGTGGCGGTCTTCGGTTTCGACCAGATCCTGTCGACCCTCGCCCTGTACGTCGCGGCCACCGGCGCGAGCGGTCAGGCGGTGTCGCTCGACCGCTTCCTCAAGCGTTGGCGAGAGGCCCGCAGCCGCGCGGCCGTCGTCCGGCCTCAGGGGGCGCGGGTCGTCTCGCCGGTCGAGCCGGGCAAGCCTCGGCCGACGGTGTCGGCGAACCTCGGCCTGCGGCTGATCCAACTCCACCTGGCGTTCATCTACGGCATGGCCGGGCTGGCAAAGCTCCAGGGGCCTTCGTGGTGGACCGGGATGGCGCTCTGGGGGACGATGACGGCCGGCGAGTTCGTCTCGCTCGACTTCACTCGGCTCGCCGCCTGGCCGGTCGTCCTCAATGCGATGACCCACGGCAGCCTCGCGCTGGAGATCTCCTACCCGGTGCTGGTCTGGTTCCGGGCGACCCGGCCGCTGGTGGTTCTCGGCGCCGTGCTCCTGCACCTGGGGATCGCCGTGGTGAGCCCCGGTCTGACGGAGTTCGGTCTGGGGATGATCGCGGCGAACTTGGCGTTCGTCTCGGGGACCTGGCTCCGCAGCCTGGCGACGGGCCGCGTAGAAGAGCAACCCGCGATCCGCGTCCTCTTTGACGGAGCCTGCCCGAGGTGCCGCGCCTCGATGGCTCTGGTCACGGCGGCCGACCCCGACCACGTCGTCGAGCCGATCGACCTGACAGCCGTCGACGTTTCGACGATCCACCCGTCGCTCCGGCGCGAGGAGTGCATGAAGTCGATGCACGTGGTTTCGCAGTCGGGGAAGGTGGCGGCCGGGTACGACGCGGTCCTGAAGATCGCGTCCTGGCTGCCGCTGTTCCGGTTGCCTGCTTTGCTGGGGGGATTGCCGGGAGTCGTCAATCTCGGGCGGATCGTCTACAATCGAATTGCGGCCTCTCGACCGCGTGACGTGGTTTGCACGGACGAAGTCTGCGGGCTCACGCCCCCCTCGACGTCGACCTCCTCGACTTCCAGCCGCAATACTCCAACGGCTGCCGGGCGCGCCCGAGACCATGCTCAACCTCGCTGA